The following are encoded in a window of Sinomonas cyclohexanicum genomic DNA:
- a CDS encoding uracil-DNA glycosylase produces the protein MAAAPLHKLVHPEWVPALAPSEPTLRAALQALAERADDGALILPAPSRLLRAFSRPLSAVKVLVIGQDPYPTPGHAIGLSFACDPHVRPLPRSLANVYRELADDLGVPAPATGDLSPWADEGILLLNRVLSVEAGAAGSHRRLGWEEVTDAAVRALAARGGPLVAILWGRDAQSVAPLLGTTPVIASAHPSPLSAFRGFFGSRPFSRANALLVAQGAEPVRWV, from the coding sequence ATGGCCGCGGCGCCCCTGCACAAGCTCGTCCACCCGGAGTGGGTGCCGGCCCTCGCGCCAAGCGAGCCGACGCTGCGCGCGGCCCTGCAGGCCCTCGCGGAGCGTGCCGACGACGGCGCGCTGATCCTCCCTGCCCCATCCCGCCTCCTGCGCGCGTTCAGCCGGCCGCTCTCGGCGGTGAAGGTGCTCGTGATCGGCCAGGACCCCTACCCGACGCCCGGGCACGCGATCGGGCTCTCGTTCGCCTGCGATCCTCACGTGCGGCCCCTCCCCCGCAGCCTCGCGAACGTCTACCGCGAGCTCGCCGACGACCTCGGCGTCCCCGCCCCCGCCACCGGCGACCTCTCGCCGTGGGCCGACGAGGGCATCCTCCTGCTCAACCGTGTGCTCTCCGTCGAGGCCGGCGCCGCGGGCTCCCACCGGAGGCTCGGCTGGGAGGAGGTCACCGACGCGGCGGTGCGGGCGCTCGCCGCGCGCGGCGGGCCGCTCGTGGCGATCCTGTGGGGCAGGGACGCGCAGTCCGTCGCGCCGCTGTTGGGCACGACGCCGGTGATCGCCTCCGCGCACCCCTCGCCGCTGTCCGCCTTCCGCGGCTTCTTCGGTTCGCGCCCGTTCAGCCGGGCCAACGCGCTGCTCGTCGCACAGGGCGCCGAGCCGGTGCGCTGGGTGTGA
- a CDS encoding DUF3263 domain-containing protein, translating to MSAPAHQAHTSEGAERLTEREEQMLALERGWWKYAGAKEQAIRELFDLSATHYYQQLNALIDTEAALAHDPMLVKRLRRLRTSRQRARTARRLGGGA from the coding sequence ATGTCGGCACCAGCACACCAGGCACACACGTCCGAGGGCGCCGAGCGGCTCACAGAGCGCGAGGAGCAGATGCTGGCGCTCGAGCGGGGATGGTGGAAGTACGCCGGGGCCAAGGAACAGGCCATCCGCGAGCTGTTCGACCTCTCCGCGACGCACTACTACCAGCAGCTCAACGCGCTCATCGATACCGAGGCCGCGCTCGCGCACGATCCGATGCTCGTGAAGCGGTTGCGTAGACTGAGGACGTCGCGGCAGCGTGCGCGCACTGCCCGCCGGCTCGGCGGAGGCGCCTGA
- a CDS encoding LytR C-terminal domain-containing protein produces the protein MNMHPRDEFDDVPESPRRQGIHRTRGETGAEGGGQAGRGLRWILATGLIALVIGAIAFFVLPRLGLSGSTVAATSSSAPSTTAPSGAPSTGAPSAAPSQPASSAAPSATPSPSSAAGQADKTLEVGVYNATTTAGIGTRVAGTARAAGWTVTAVANWGGVPVNTSVVYYKTASQEASARALAADVGITTVQQAPALGLPLAVVVGPGFAG, from the coding sequence ATGAACATGCATCCCCGCGACGAATTCGATGATGTCCCCGAGTCTCCCCGCAGGCAGGGCATCCACCGGACCCGCGGGGAGACGGGCGCCGAGGGCGGCGGGCAGGCCGGGCGGGGCCTCCGCTGGATCCTGGCCACAGGGCTCATCGCGCTCGTGATCGGTGCGATCGCGTTCTTCGTCCTCCCGCGCCTCGGGCTGAGCGGATCGACGGTCGCGGCCACGAGTTCCTCAGCGCCGTCCACGACGGCCCCCTCGGGTGCGCCGAGCACCGGCGCGCCATCGGCGGCGCCCAGCCAGCCGGCGTCGTCCGCGGCCCCGTCCGCGACGCCGTCGCCCTCGAGTGCCGCCGGGCAGGCGGACAAGACGCTCGAGGTCGGCGTGTACAACGCGACCACCACGGCCGGGATCGGCACCCGCGTGGCCGGCACGGCCCGCGCGGCGGGGTGGACCGTGACGGCCGTGGCCAACTGGGGCGGCGTGCCCGTGAACACCTCGGTCGTCTACTACAAGACCGCCAGCCAAGAGGCCTCGGCCCGGGCCCTGGCTGCGGACGTCGGCATCACCACGGTCCAGCAGGCGCCCGCGCTCGGGCTCCCGCTCGCCGTCGTCGTCGGCCCCGGATTCGCCGGGTGA
- a CDS encoding ABC transporter substrate-binding protein, with translation MRLGLAGAALASALAIASCGVTADARTGSPAASGDGVLRLGLILDSTGDSQYLSDAQRAAVVLAVQQANAAGGFGGKPVELLPPESGTDTGAAAQRLAKAGADAVIGPTDSSRAPAAIDALRAAKIPLISPANTAAGLSTYRSDGYYFRTAAPEGAEGAALVELARRGGAKTVAILHQAGDHGKAEADGASAAAKADGLTEKGSAEFSGHDAGRAAAAAKDADTVIVVAQTEGQAILAGVADAGVPGSKLLVSGDLLGHYGSALANHALEGARATVPGVFPTPEFQAALIEHAPGLTDLTFASEAYDAASLAILAAGAAKDDGGPSIASKLTAVSGGAVQGGAAGEKCTGLPACLAAQAKGAVDYEGMSGPIAFDSHGDVTTARYMVFAFGADNQPKRDGEVTVAR, from the coding sequence ATGCGCCTGGGACTCGCGGGCGCGGCGCTCGCCTCGGCGCTCGCCATCGCATCCTGCGGGGTCACCGCGGACGCCCGGACGGGCTCGCCCGCGGCCTCGGGCGACGGCGTGCTCCGCCTCGGCCTCATCCTCGATTCGACCGGGGATTCCCAGTACCTCAGCGACGCGCAGCGCGCCGCGGTGGTGCTCGCCGTCCAGCAGGCCAACGCTGCTGGCGGGTTCGGCGGCAAGCCCGTCGAACTGCTGCCGCCCGAGTCCGGGACGGACACCGGGGCCGCCGCCCAGCGCCTCGCCAAGGCCGGTGCCGACGCGGTGATCGGCCCCACGGACTCGAGCCGCGCCCCTGCCGCCATCGATGCGCTGCGCGCCGCGAAGATCCCCCTGATCTCACCCGCTAACACGGCCGCGGGGCTGAGCACCTACCGCAGCGACGGGTACTACTTCCGCACGGCCGCGCCCGAGGGCGCCGAGGGGGCGGCGCTCGTCGAGCTCGCCCGGCGAGGGGGCGCCAAGACCGTCGCGATCCTGCACCAGGCGGGGGACCACGGCAAGGCCGAGGCGGATGGCGCCTCCGCCGCCGCGAAGGCGGACGGCCTCACGGAGAAGGGCAGCGCCGAGTTCTCCGGGCACGACGCCGGCCGCGCGGCCGCAGCGGCCAAGGACGCCGACACCGTCATCGTCGTCGCGCAGACGGAAGGCCAGGCCATCCTCGCGGGCGTCGCCGACGCCGGGGTGCCCGGCTCCAAGCTCCTGGTCTCGGGCGACCTCCTGGGGCACTATGGCTCCGCGCTGGCCAACCACGCACTCGAGGGCGCGCGCGCCACCGTCCCGGGCGTCTTCCCGACCCCCGAGTTCCAGGCCGCCCTGATCGAGCACGCGCCCGGGCTGACGGACCTCACGTTCGCCTCGGAGGCCTACGACGCCGCCTCGCTCGCGATCCTCGCCGCGGGAGCCGCGAAGGACGACGGCGGTCCCTCCATCGCCTCCAAGCTCACCGCCGTCTCGGGAGGGGCGGTGCAGGGCGGCGCTGCGGGCGAGAAGTGCACGGGGCTCCCGGCGTGCCTGGCCGCCCAGGCGAAGGGCGCCGTGGACTACGAGGGGATGTCGGGTCCCATCGCGTTCGACTCGCACGGCGACGTCACGACGGCGCGCTACATGGTCTTCGCGTTCGGCGCCGACAACCAGCCCAAGCGCGACGGCGAGGTGACGGTCGCGCGGTAG
- the groL gene encoding chaperonin GroEL (60 kDa chaperone family; promotes refolding of misfolded polypeptides especially under stressful conditions; forms two stacked rings of heptamers to form a barrel-shaped 14mer; ends can be capped by GroES; misfolded proteins enter the barrel where they are refolded when GroES binds), which translates to MAKIIAFDEEARRGLERGLNQLADAVKVTLGPRGRNVVLEKKWGAPTITNDGVSIAKEIELDDPYEKIGAELVKEVAKKTDDVAGDGTTTATVLAQALVREGLRNVAAGADPLSLKRGIEKAVEAVTAELLESAKEIETKEEIAATASISAGDTQIGELISEALDKVGKEGVITVEESNTFGLELELTEGMRFDKGYLSAYFVTDAERQETVLEDPYILIVNSKISSVKDLVAVLERVMQANRPLLIIAEDVEGEALATLIVNKLKGTFKSVAVKAPGFGDRRKAMLTDIAILTGGQVIAEEVGLKLENATLDLLGKARKVVVTKDETTIVEGAGDADQIAGRVSQIRAEIENSDSDYDREKLQERLAKLAGGVAVIKAGAATEVELKERKHRIEDAVRNAKAAVEEGIVAGGGVALIQAGAKAFANLTLEGDEATGANIVKVAIEAPLKQIAFNAGLEPGVVAEKVRGLPAGHGLNAATGVYEDLLAAGVNDPVKVTRSALQNAASIAGLFLTTEAVVADKPEKAAPAMPGGDDMGGMGGF; encoded by the coding sequence ATGGCCAAGATCATTGCATTCGACGAGGAGGCCCGTCGCGGTCTCGAGCGCGGCCTGAACCAGCTGGCCGACGCCGTCAAGGTCACCCTCGGCCCGCGTGGCCGCAACGTCGTCCTCGAGAAGAAGTGGGGCGCCCCCACGATCACGAACGACGGTGTCTCCATCGCCAAGGAGATCGAGCTCGACGACCCGTACGAGAAGATCGGCGCGGAGCTCGTCAAGGAGGTCGCCAAGAAGACCGACGACGTCGCCGGCGACGGTACCACCACCGCCACCGTGCTCGCCCAGGCGCTCGTCCGCGAGGGCCTCCGCAACGTCGCCGCCGGCGCCGACCCGCTCTCCCTCAAGCGCGGCATCGAGAAGGCCGTCGAGGCCGTCACCGCCGAGCTGCTCGAGTCCGCCAAGGAGATCGAGACCAAGGAGGAGATCGCCGCTACCGCGTCCATCTCCGCCGGCGACACCCAGATCGGCGAGCTCATCTCCGAGGCCCTCGACAAGGTGGGCAAGGAGGGCGTCATCACGGTCGAGGAGTCGAACACGTTCGGCCTCGAGCTCGAGCTCACCGAGGGCATGCGCTTCGACAAGGGCTACCTCTCCGCGTACTTCGTCACCGACGCCGAGCGCCAGGAGACGGTCCTCGAGGATCCGTACATCCTCATCGTCAACTCCAAGATCTCCTCGGTGAAGGACCTCGTCGCGGTCCTCGAGCGCGTCATGCAGGCCAACCGCCCGCTGCTCATCATCGCGGAGGACGTCGAGGGCGAGGCCCTGGCCACGCTCATCGTGAACAAGCTCAAGGGCACGTTCAAGTCCGTCGCCGTCAAGGCCCCGGGCTTCGGCGACCGCCGCAAGGCCATGCTCACCGACATCGCGATCCTCACCGGCGGCCAGGTCATCGCCGAGGAGGTCGGCCTCAAGCTCGAGAACGCCACGCTCGACCTCCTGGGCAAGGCCCGCAAGGTCGTCGTGACCAAGGACGAGACCACGATCGTCGAGGGTGCCGGCGACGCCGACCAGATCGCCGGCCGCGTGTCCCAGATCCGCGCCGAGATCGAGAACTCCGACTCGGACTACGACCGCGAGAAGCTCCAGGAGCGCCTCGCCAAGCTCGCCGGCGGCGTGGCCGTCATCAAGGCGGGCGCGGCCACCGAGGTCGAGCTCAAGGAGCGCAAGCACCGCATCGAGGACGCCGTCCGCAACGCGAAGGCAGCCGTCGAGGAGGGCATCGTCGCCGGTGGTGGCGTGGCCCTCATCCAGGCCGGCGCCAAGGCGTTCGCCAACCTCACCCTCGAGGGCGACGAGGCCACCGGCGCCAACATCGTCAAGGTCGCCATCGAGGCCCCCCTGAAGCAGATCGCCTTCAACGCCGGCCTCGAGCCGGGCGTCGTGGCCGAGAAGGTCCGCGGCCTGCCCGCCGGCCACGGCCTCAACGCTGCCACGGGCGTCTACGAGGACCTCCTCGCCGCCGGCGTCAACGATCCGGTCAAGGTCACCCGCTCGGCGCTGCAGAACGCCGCGTCGATCGCCGGCCTGTTCCTCACCACCGAGGCGGTCGTCGCCGACAAGCCGGAGAAGGCCGCCCCGGCCATGCCCGGTGGCGACGACATGGGCGGCATGGGCGGCTTCTGA
- a CDS encoding GNAT family N-acetyltransferase, whose translation MVPERELTPSVRLRTLEAADAAGLALAYRENREHLAPWEPTRPDSFFTEDGQREAVTHSLEDLERGAAMPLVLVEGQRVVGRVTLSSIVRGPFQNAHLGYWLALSHTGAGIMSRAVAAAVEIARDELGLHRIEAATLVHNASSQHVLLRNGFVPYGIAPEYLRIAGQWQDHRLYQRILHD comes from the coding sequence ATGGTCCCCGAACGCGAGCTGACCCCGTCCGTTCGGCTGCGGACCCTCGAGGCTGCCGACGCAGCAGGGCTCGCGTTGGCCTACAGGGAGAACCGGGAGCATCTGGCTCCATGGGAGCCCACGCGTCCCGATTCCTTCTTCACCGAGGACGGCCAGCGTGAGGCCGTCACACACTCTCTCGAGGACCTGGAGCGAGGAGCAGCGATGCCGCTCGTGCTCGTCGAGGGCCAGCGCGTCGTCGGCCGGGTCACCCTTTCGTCGATCGTCCGGGGCCCGTTCCAGAATGCACACCTCGGTTACTGGCTCGCGCTCAGCCACACCGGCGCCGGGATCATGTCCCGCGCCGTCGCGGCCGCTGTCGAGATCGCCAGAGACGAGCTCGGCCTGCACCGGATCGAGGCGGCCACCCTCGTGCACAACGCCTCGTCCCAGCACGTCCTGCTGCGCAACGGGTTCGTGCCCTACGGGATCGCGCCGGAGTACCTCCGGATCGCGGGGCAGTGGCAGGACCACCGCCTGTACCAGCGGATCCTGCACGACTGA
- a CDS encoding ribonuclease HI family protein — MTITAAADGSALGNPGPAGWAWYVDEDHWHAGGWPHGTNNQGELMAVLDLFRSTVHMADEPLRILCDSQYVINCITKWMPGWKRKGWKKADGKPVLNVDLLKQIDAELSGREYSFEWVKGHAGHPLNEAADTRARAVALAYQSGRAPVEGPGYGVPAPGTERSAARGADARGAVAQGAANAAEPEVEQAGLFDEIVPDAAQSALARDVEAVVDLERELLSPAVRGDYGQLAYLLHPDYREIGSSGRLWDREELIEELVQEPGTRARFELVDATPLQGDLMQIVYRTAGPDGSALRSSLWQRDEGRWRLRFHQGTPEA; from the coding sequence ATGACCATCACCGCAGCCGCAGACGGCTCTGCCCTCGGCAACCCCGGTCCAGCGGGCTGGGCCTGGTACGTCGACGAGGATCACTGGCACGCCGGCGGTTGGCCGCACGGCACCAACAACCAGGGCGAGCTGATGGCGGTTCTTGACCTGTTCCGCTCGACCGTGCACATGGCGGACGAGCCGCTGCGCATCCTGTGTGACAGCCAATACGTGATCAACTGCATCACCAAGTGGATGCCGGGATGGAAGCGGAAGGGGTGGAAGAAGGCGGACGGCAAGCCCGTGCTGAACGTCGACCTCCTCAAGCAGATCGACGCCGAGCTCTCGGGCCGCGAGTACTCGTTCGAATGGGTCAAGGGCCACGCCGGCCACCCCCTCAACGAAGCCGCCGACACCAGGGCACGCGCGGTGGCCCTCGCCTACCAGTCGGGCAGGGCACCGGTCGAGGGCCCCGGCTACGGCGTCCCCGCACCCGGAACCGAGCGATCCGCGGCGCGGGGAGCAGATGCGCGGGGAGCAGTAGCGCAGGGAGCAGCGAACGCAGCGGAGCCCGAGGTCGAGCAGGCCGGGCTGTTCGACGAGATTGTGCCGGACGCAGCGCAGTCCGCGCTCGCACGGGACGTCGAGGCTGTGGTGGACCTCGAACGGGAACTACTCAGCCCGGCAGTCCGCGGCGACTACGGCCAGCTGGCGTACCTCCTGCATCCTGACTACCGCGAGATCGGCTCCTCCGGGCGCCTGTGGGACCGTGAGGAGCTCATCGAGGAGCTCGTGCAGGAGCCCGGGACGCGGGCCCGCTTCGAACTGGTCGACGCCACGCCGCTGCAGGGTGATCTCATGCAGATCGTCTACCGGACCGCTGGGCCCGACGGCTCGGCCTTGCGCTCGTCCCTGTGGCAGCGTGACGAGGGCCGATGGCGCCTGCGCTTCCACCAGGGCACCCCCGAGGCCTAG
- a CDS encoding WXG100 family type VII secretion target, with protein sequence MADWSRTQAQVEASLGSIGTALRNAGNAYGDIETSNSSLFRG encoded by the coding sequence GTGGCCGACTGGTCGAGGACACAGGCGCAGGTCGAGGCCTCGTTGGGCTCGATCGGGACCGCCCTGCGCAATGCGGGCAACGCCTACGGCGACATCGAGACGAGCAACTCGAGCCTCTTCCGGGGCTGA
- a CDS encoding sensor histidine kinase produces the protein MLALWKRASLRSQLVAIMMVLLTGAIFLMAAATVTQLKTYLVGQLDLRLTNASDYAKNNQDIDLLTTANPLVPQDYVLVIYPQGGQPSVYYTPDAAIGRPDIPSVSADEARTMQQRDEVRQVRGTVNSTDWRYTAIPVRVVASNTPAAIVIALPLTDVEDAIQHTLTLTAGVGVVTLASVFAIAMWTVTRAFRPLRRVEKTAAAIAAGDLSQRVDVETPGTELGRLSSSLNAMLSHIEVAFQARMASEARMRRFISDASHELRTPLVTIRGFSELYRHGALATDQDVSTAMGRIESEAKRMGTMVEDLLTLARLDEQRPLVLKPLDLLPVGHDAVVDVRAAAPDREVRLVGLDGPAPAAAPTLGDEARVRQVVGNLVGNALAYTPAGSPLEVAVGTRNTGPHAVAVLELRDHGPGIDEKDAAKIFERFYRADTSRTRDTGGTGLGLAIVAAIIGSHNGTVRYQGTPGGGSTFVIEMPYIVVPDQPTEPPATSGDPESTTARGGLGGWRP, from the coding sequence GTGCTGGCGCTGTGGAAGAGGGCGTCGCTGCGATCGCAGCTCGTCGCGATCATGATGGTCCTGCTCACGGGGGCCATCTTCCTGATGGCGGCGGCCACGGTCACCCAGCTCAAGACGTACCTCGTGGGCCAGCTCGACCTGCGGCTCACCAACGCGTCCGACTACGCGAAGAACAACCAGGACATCGACCTCCTGACCACGGCGAACCCGCTCGTCCCCCAGGACTACGTGCTCGTGATCTACCCCCAGGGCGGGCAGCCCAGCGTCTACTACACTCCTGACGCCGCGATCGGGCGCCCTGACATCCCGTCCGTCAGTGCGGACGAGGCGCGCACGATGCAGCAGCGGGACGAGGTCCGGCAGGTCCGCGGGACCGTCAACTCGACCGACTGGCGCTACACTGCAATCCCCGTGCGTGTGGTGGCGAGCAACACGCCCGCGGCGATCGTCATCGCGCTGCCGCTGACCGACGTCGAGGACGCCATCCAGCACACGCTCACGCTCACCGCGGGCGTGGGGGTCGTGACACTGGCGTCCGTGTTCGCCATCGCCATGTGGACGGTCACCCGCGCGTTCCGGCCGCTGCGGCGGGTCGAGAAGACCGCCGCAGCGATCGCCGCCGGGGACCTCTCCCAGCGCGTCGACGTGGAGACCCCGGGCACGGAGCTCGGCCGTCTCTCGTCCTCGCTGAACGCGATGCTCTCCCACATCGAGGTGGCGTTCCAGGCCCGTATGGCCTCGGAGGCACGCATGCGCCGGTTCATCTCGGACGCCTCGCACGAGCTCCGCACTCCGCTGGTGACGATCCGCGGCTTCTCGGAGCTGTACCGGCACGGGGCCCTCGCCACGGACCAGGACGTCTCCACCGCGATGGGGCGGATCGAGAGCGAGGCCAAGCGCATGGGCACGATGGTGGAGGACCTCCTCACCCTCGCGCGGCTCGACGAGCAGCGCCCACTCGTGCTCAAGCCGCTGGACCTGCTCCCCGTGGGCCACGATGCCGTCGTCGATGTTCGCGCCGCCGCCCCGGACCGCGAGGTCCGCCTCGTGGGCCTCGATGGCCCAGCCCCTGCGGCGGCCCCGACGCTCGGCGACGAGGCGCGCGTCCGGCAGGTGGTCGGCAACCTTGTCGGCAACGCCCTCGCCTACACGCCTGCTGGGTCCCCGCTGGAGGTGGCCGTCGGAACGCGGAACACCGGACCGCACGCCGTCGCCGTCCTGGAACTCCGGGACCATGGTCCGGGCATCGACGAGAAGGATGCCGCGAAGATCTTCGAACGCTTCTACCGCGCCGATACCTCGCGCACGCGTGACACGGGCGGGACCGGGCTCGGGCTCGCCATTGTGGCTGCGATCATCGGCTCCCACAACGGGACCGTCAGGTATCAGGGCACCCCCGGCGGCGGCTCGACCTTCGTCATCGAGATGCCGTACATCGTGGTGCCGGATCAGCCCACGGAGCCGCCCGCCACGTCTGGCGACCCCGAGAGCACGACGGCGCGCGGCGGCCTCGGCGGCTGGCGCCCCTGA
- a CDS encoding response regulator transcription factor, with protein MGSVKKTEHEAKLLVVDDEPNIRELLSTSLRFAGFEVVAAGNGREALAAAEAQSPDLVVLDVMLPDMDGFTVTRKLRAAGRHVPVLFLTAKDETEDKVQGLTVGGDDYVTKPFSLDEVVARIRAVLRRTQPVLDDDAVIRVDDLELDDDAHEVRRGGVSIDLSPTEFKLLRYLMLNPNRVLSKSQILDHVWEYDFNGDASIVESYISYLRRKVDANGPGLIQTKRGVGYVLRTAEKR; from the coding sequence ATGGGAAGCGTGAAGAAGACTGAGCATGAAGCGAAGCTCCTCGTCGTCGACGACGAGCCGAACATCCGGGAACTCCTCTCGACGTCCCTGCGGTTCGCGGGCTTCGAGGTCGTCGCGGCGGGGAACGGGCGCGAGGCACTCGCGGCCGCCGAGGCGCAGTCGCCGGACCTCGTAGTCCTCGACGTTATGCTCCCGGACATGGACGGCTTCACGGTGACCCGCAAGCTCCGCGCCGCCGGACGCCACGTCCCCGTCCTCTTCCTCACCGCCAAGGACGAGACCGAGGACAAGGTCCAGGGCCTCACGGTGGGCGGCGACGACTACGTCACCAAGCCGTTCAGCCTCGACGAGGTCGTGGCGCGCATCCGCGCCGTGCTGCGCCGCACCCAGCCGGTCCTGGACGACGACGCTGTGATCCGCGTAGACGATCTGGAGCTCGACGACGACGCGCACGAGGTGCGCCGCGGCGGCGTGAGCATCGACCTCTCCCCGACCGAGTTCAAGCTCCTGCGCTACCTCATGCTCAACCCCAACCGGGTCCTGTCCAAGTCGCAGATCCTCGACCACGTGTGGGAGTACGACTTCAACGGAGACGCCTCGATCGTCGAGTCCTACATCTCCTACCTCCGCCGCAAGGTGGACGCGAACGGTCCCGGGCTCATCCAGACCAAGCGCGGCGTCGGCTACGTGCTGCGGACGGCGGAGAAGCGCTGA